Proteins encoded in a region of the Streptomyces sp. NBC_00513 genome:
- a CDS encoding LysR family transcriptional regulator has protein sequence MLDVRRLRLLRELARRGTIAAVAEALAFSPSAVSQQLGVLEREAGLPLLERTGRRVRLTPAGEDLVRHAEAVLERLERAEADLAEARGGLAGVLRVGSFPTATRAIVPAALVTLARRHPRLEPMVSETDPAAVAHALRAGDLDVALVHEYDFVPTPEEPGVTTEPLFGEVMYLAVPEGAEVDAGPDQGAVLRTRADAPWITATPGTLCHAMTVRACQAAGFTPRVRHQVDEFATVLALVAAGQGVAVVPQLGIRGAEPGVSLTRLLMQRRTKIAFRDGAAGHPAVAAFGAALRAAVPPELASPPELASPRAEG, from the coding sequence ATGCTCGATGTACGACGCCTGCGCCTGCTGCGCGAACTGGCCCGCCGCGGCACCATCGCCGCCGTGGCCGAAGCGCTCGCCTTCAGCCCTTCGGCGGTCTCCCAACAGCTCGGTGTCCTGGAACGCGAGGCGGGCCTGCCCCTGCTGGAGCGCACCGGCCGTCGGGTCCGTCTCACCCCCGCCGGCGAGGACCTCGTCCGCCACGCCGAGGCCGTCCTGGAGCGGCTGGAGCGGGCCGAAGCCGACCTCGCCGAGGCGCGCGGCGGCCTCGCCGGCGTCCTGCGCGTCGGGTCCTTCCCCACCGCGACCCGCGCCATCGTCCCGGCCGCCCTGGTCACCCTCGCCCGCCGCCACCCGCGCCTGGAGCCGATGGTCTCCGAGACCGACCCGGCGGCGGTCGCGCACGCGCTGCGCGCCGGCGACCTGGACGTGGCGCTGGTCCACGAGTACGACTTCGTCCCCACGCCCGAGGAGCCCGGCGTCACCACCGAGCCCCTGTTCGGCGAGGTGATGTACCTGGCCGTCCCCGAGGGCGCCGAGGTGGACGCCGGACCCGACCAGGGCGCGGTCCTGCGGACGAGAGCCGACGCCCCCTGGATCACCGCCACGCCGGGCACCCTCTGCCACGCCATGACGGTGCGGGCCTGCCAGGCGGCCGGGTTCACCCCCCGGGTGCGGCACCAGGTGGACGAGTTCGCCACCGTCCTCGCCCTGGTCGCTGCGGGACAGGGCGTGGCCGTCGTGCCCCAGCTCGGGATCCGCGGCGCCGAACCGGGGGTCTCCCTGACCCGGCTCCTCATGCAGCGCCGAACCAAGATCGCCTTCCGGGACGGCGCGGCCGGGCACCCCGCGGTGGCCGCGTTCGGCGCGGCGCTGCGGGCCGCCGTGCCACCTGAACTGGCCAGTCCACCGGAACTGGCCAGTCCGCGCGCCGAAGGGTGA
- a CDS encoding enoyl-CoA hydratase/isomerase family protein, producing MIDTITTEIAEGEERIRLEVEGGVAFLTLCRPDQLNGWSWESTRQLGLLADRIRFDPTVRVVLLRADGRAFCAGIDVTAPGGAITGRTPAERTRNYHEGIRWVHERFAVLARLPQPVVAAVQGYCLGFGFELALMADVRLAAEDAVFALPEARLGVAVDAGGDLRIAREAGAGWAKYLALTGRRIDARTAERLNLVQQVLPPDELETSARALAAEIAANAPLAVQGIKRGIDAYADAALPAALDGVAMTAALTLTSEDAREGYAAQAARRPPHFAGG from the coding sequence GTGATCGACACCATCACCACGGAGATCGCGGAGGGGGAGGAGCGCATCCGCCTCGAAGTCGAGGGCGGGGTCGCGTTCCTCACCCTCTGCCGGCCGGACCAACTCAACGGCTGGAGTTGGGAGTCCACCCGCCAACTGGGCCTGCTGGCCGACCGGATCCGCTTCGATCCGACGGTGCGGGTGGTCCTGCTGAGGGCCGACGGGCGCGCCTTCTGTGCCGGGATCGACGTCACGGCCCCCGGCGGTGCGATCACCGGACGCACTCCCGCCGAGCGGACCCGGAACTACCACGAGGGCATCCGCTGGGTGCACGAGCGCTTCGCGGTCCTCGCCCGGCTCCCGCAACCCGTGGTGGCCGCCGTCCAGGGCTACTGCCTCGGCTTCGGCTTCGAACTCGCGCTGATGGCGGACGTGCGGTTGGCGGCCGAGGACGCCGTCTTCGCCCTGCCGGAAGCCCGGCTGGGCGTGGCGGTGGACGCCGGCGGGGACCTGCGCATCGCCCGCGAGGCCGGCGCCGGCTGGGCGAAGTACCTGGCTCTGACCGGACGGCGCATCGACGCCCGTACGGCGGAACGCCTCAACCTGGTCCAACAAGTCCTCCCTCCGGACGAGTTGGAGACGTCCGCCCGTGCGTTGGCGGCCGAGATCGCCGCCAACGCGCCACTCGCCGTCCAGGGCATCAAGCGCGGGATCGACGCCTATGCGGACGCCGCCCTCCCGGCCGCCCTCGACGGTGTCGCGATGACCGCCGCACTCACCCTCACCTCGGAGGACGCCCGGGAGGGGTACGCCGCCCAGGCCGCCCGACGCCCGCCGCACTTCGCGGGAGGATGA
- a CDS encoding alpha/beta fold hydrolase, protein MTHDRSHRQPGVVVTDHHFTVPLDHTRPHGEQVELYAREVVATGKDPETLPWLLYLEGGPGFGARRFIGRQAWLERALTEYRVLLLDQRGTGRSGPLNRQTLPLRGTPAEQAAHLAHFRADSIVRDCEAIRPGLTAGAPWTVLGQSFGGFCVTRYLSTAPQGLTAALITGGLPSLDATADEVYEAAYTRVERKNRSHYARYPMDVERARRIAAALVERPVELPGGYRLTPEAFQSLGLLLGTGDGSHQLHHLLEDAFVPTLDGPALSDAFLEAVHGHLSFAGHPLYALIHEAIYAQDPAAPTGWAAERARAAHPLFDAATTLAGDEPLLFSGETIHPWHFTVDPALAPLRETAELLAARTGWEPLYDPVRLAANEVPVAALVYHDDMYVDTAHSLRTARAIRGLRTWVTDEFEHDGLRAGGPRVLDRLLALVRDEL, encoded by the coding sequence GTGACCCACGACCGCAGCCACCGTCAGCCCGGTGTCGTCGTCACCGACCACCACTTCACCGTGCCGCTCGACCACACGCGTCCGCACGGCGAGCAGGTGGAGCTGTACGCGCGCGAGGTCGTGGCCACCGGCAAGGACCCCGAGACCCTGCCCTGGCTGCTGTACCTGGAAGGCGGCCCCGGCTTCGGCGCCCGCCGGTTCATCGGGCGCCAGGCCTGGCTGGAGCGGGCCCTCACCGAATACCGGGTGCTGCTCCTCGACCAGCGCGGGACCGGCCGCTCCGGCCCGCTCAACCGCCAGACCCTGCCGCTGCGCGGCACCCCGGCCGAACAGGCCGCCCACCTGGCGCACTTCCGCGCCGACTCCATCGTGCGCGACTGCGAGGCCATCCGCCCCGGCCTGACCGCAGGCGCGCCCTGGACCGTGCTCGGCCAGAGCTTCGGCGGGTTCTGCGTCACCCGCTACCTCTCCACCGCCCCGCAGGGCCTGACCGCCGCCCTGATCACCGGCGGGCTGCCGTCCCTCGACGCCACCGCCGACGAGGTGTATGAGGCCGCGTACACCCGCGTCGAACGCAAGAACCGGTCCCACTACGCGCGCTACCCGATGGACGTCGAGCGGGCCCGGCGCATCGCCGCGGCGCTCGTCGAACGACCGGTCGAACTCCCCGGCGGCTACCGGCTCACCCCCGAGGCGTTCCAGTCCCTGGGCCTGCTCCTCGGCACCGGCGACGGCAGCCACCAACTGCACCACCTGCTGGAGGACGCCTTCGTCCCCACCCTCGACGGACCGGCCCTCTCCGACGCCTTCCTGGAAGCCGTCCACGGCCACCTGTCCTTCGCCGGGCACCCCCTCTACGCCCTGATCCACGAGGCGATCTACGCGCAGGACCCGGCGGCGCCGACCGGCTGGGCCGCCGAACGGGCGCGCGCGGCGCACCCCCTCTTCGACGCCGCCACGACCCTCGCCGGCGACGAGCCCCTGCTGTTCTCCGGCGAGACCATCCACCCCTGGCACTTCACCGTCGACCCGGCCCTCGCCCCGCTGCGCGAGACCGCCGAACTGCTGGCCGCCCGGACCGGCTGGGAGCCCCTGTACGACCCGGTGCGGCTCGCCGCGAACGAGGTGCCGGTCGCCGCCCTCGTCTACCACGACGACATGTACGTGGACACCGCGCACTCACTGCGCACCGCGCGGGCGATCCGGGGCCTGCGGACCTGGGTGACGGACGAGTTCGAGCACGACGGCCTGCGCGCCGGCGGGCCCCGGGTCCTGGACCGGCTGCTGGCCCTCGTACGCGACGAGCTCTGA
- a CDS encoding PIG-L deacetylase family protein, with product MTEQQSQPAPLQPMPTDWRRALAVVAHPDDLEYGCAAAIAEWTDGDREVAYVLATRGEAGIDTLAPAECAPLREAEQRASAAVVGVSTVEFLDHRDGVVEYGLDLRRDIAAAIRRHRPELIVTLNHRDTWGGADGGGFWNTPDHKAVGRAVLDAAGDAGNRWIFPELISVQGLEPWNGVRWVAVAGSATPTHAVDATAGLERSIASLLEHKAYIEVLTDQDPEEYVRTFLTGNAQQASARFGGRPAIPFELFPR from the coding sequence ATGACCGAACAACAGTCACAGCCCGCCCCGTTGCAGCCGATGCCCACCGATTGGCGGCGCGCCCTCGCGGTGGTCGCCCACCCCGACGACCTGGAGTACGGCTGCGCCGCCGCCATCGCGGAATGGACCGACGGCGACCGGGAGGTCGCCTACGTGCTGGCCACGCGCGGCGAGGCGGGCATCGACACCCTCGCCCCCGCCGAGTGCGCACCGCTGCGGGAGGCGGAGCAGCGCGCGAGCGCGGCCGTCGTCGGCGTGTCGACGGTGGAGTTCCTCGACCACCGCGACGGGGTCGTCGAGTACGGCCTCGACCTGCGCCGGGACATCGCCGCGGCCATCCGCAGGCACCGCCCCGAGCTGATCGTCACCCTCAACCACCGGGACACCTGGGGCGGCGCGGACGGCGGCGGCTTCTGGAACACCCCCGACCACAAGGCCGTCGGACGCGCCGTACTGGACGCGGCCGGCGACGCGGGCAACCGTTGGATCTTCCCCGAGCTGATCTCCGTACAGGGCCTGGAGCCCTGGAACGGGGTGCGCTGGGTCGCGGTGGCCGGTTCCGCCACTCCGACGCACGCCGTCGACGCCACCGCCGGTCTGGAGCGGTCCATCGCGTCCCTGCTGGAGCACAAGGCCTACATCGAGGTGCTCACCGACCAGGACCCCGAGGAGTACGTGCGGACCTTCCTCACCGGCAACGCCCAGCAGGCCTCGGCACGCTTCGGGGGCCGCCCGGCGATTCCGTTCGAGCTCTTCCCGCGCTGA
- a CDS encoding S-(hydroxymethyl)mycothiol dehydrogenase: MTHRVRGVIARSKGAPVETTTILVPDPGPGEALVKVQACGVCHTDLHYREGGINDEFPFLLGHEAAGVVESVGPDVTSVAPGDFVVLNWRAVCGTCRACKRGRPWYCFATHNATQPMTLEDGTPLSPALGIGAFAEKTLVAAGQCTKVDPAASPAAAGLLGCGVMAGLGAALNTGNVGRGDSVAVIGCGGVGNAAVAGARLAGASKIIAVDLDDRKLEWARGLGATHTVNGGKDDVVEAIRALTDGNGADVVIEAVGRPETYRQAFYARDLAGTVVLVGVPTPDMKLELPLIDVFGRGGALKSSWYGDCLPERDFPLLVDLYLQGRLDLDAFVSETIALDGVEEAFGRMERGEVLRSVVEF, from the coding sequence GTGACACATCGCGTACGAGGGGTCATCGCCCGGAGCAAGGGCGCACCGGTGGAGACGACGACGATCCTCGTGCCCGACCCGGGGCCCGGCGAGGCCCTGGTCAAGGTCCAGGCCTGCGGGGTCTGCCACACCGACCTGCACTACCGCGAGGGCGGCATCAACGACGAGTTCCCCTTCCTCCTCGGCCACGAGGCGGCGGGCGTCGTCGAATCGGTCGGACCGGACGTGACGTCCGTCGCGCCCGGTGACTTCGTCGTCCTCAACTGGCGCGCGGTGTGCGGGACATGTCGGGCCTGCAAGCGCGGCCGTCCCTGGTACTGCTTCGCCACGCACAACGCCACCCAGCCCATGACCCTGGAGGACGGCACGCCGCTCTCCCCGGCCCTGGGCATCGGCGCGTTCGCCGAGAAGACGCTGGTCGCCGCCGGTCAGTGCACGAAGGTGGACCCGGCCGCCTCGCCCGCCGCCGCCGGCCTGCTGGGCTGCGGCGTGATGGCCGGCCTCGGCGCGGCCCTGAACACGGGCAACGTCGGACGGGGGGACTCCGTCGCGGTCATCGGCTGCGGGGGAGTGGGCAACGCGGCCGTCGCGGGCGCCCGGTTGGCCGGCGCCTCGAAGATCATCGCCGTGGACCTGGACGACCGGAAGCTGGAGTGGGCGCGGGGCCTGGGCGCCACCCACACCGTCAACGGCGGCAAGGACGACGTGGTCGAGGCCATCCGGGCGCTGACCGACGGCAACGGCGCGGACGTGGTCATCGAGGCCGTCGGCCGGCCCGAGACGTACCGGCAGGCCTTCTACGCCCGCGACCTCGCCGGGACGGTCGTCCTGGTCGGCGTGCCGACCCCGGACATGAAGCTGGAACTCCCGCTCATCGACGTGTTCGGACGCGGCGGCGCCCTCAAGTCCTCCTGGTACGGGGACTGTCTGCCCGAACGCGACTTCCCGCTGCTCGTCGACCTCTACCTCCAGGGCCGGTTGGACCTGGACGCCTTCGTCTCGGAGACCATCGCGCTCGACGGGGTCGAGGAGGCCTTCGGTCGCATGGAGCGCGGCGAGGTGCTGCGGTCGGTGGTCGAGTTCTGA